One uncultured Tolumonas sp. DNA segment encodes these proteins:
- a CDS encoding ImmA/IrrE family metallo-endopeptidase — MAFVRKSGRKTQVTTEFEDLSTPEHLIALAVDKGLEIDPVNISELARHLGITVRYEPMQDEESGALKKDKKTGNWIMTVNSLHHPHRQRFTIAHEIAHCIRHAANSDCFEDTTFFRNGETNWMEAEANDFAASLLMPKDAFNNFIANVSSKVEDVAIHFQVSSHAVRIRAKVLGYDGHNL, encoded by the coding sequence ATGGCTTTTGTAAGGAAATCTGGTAGAAAAACTCAAGTAACTACAGAATTTGAAGATCTATCTACTCCTGAGCATCTGATAGCACTAGCAGTGGATAAAGGTTTAGAAATAGACCCGGTTAACATATCTGAATTGGCAAGACATCTTGGGATTACTGTTAGATATGAACCAATGCAAGACGAAGAATCAGGCGCACTTAAAAAAGATAAAAAAACTGGTAATTGGATAATGACTGTTAACTCATTACATCATCCCCATAGACAACGATTTACCATTGCTCACGAAATTGCGCATTGTATCCGTCACGCTGCAAATAGTGATTGTTTTGAGGATACAACCTTCTTCAGAAATGGGGAAACTAATTGGATGGAAGCCGAAGCGAATGACTTTGCGGCCTCACTCTTAATGCCTAAGGATGCTTTTAATAACTTCATTGCAAATGTATCATCAAAAGTTGAGGACGTAGCTATACACTTCCAAGTATCGTCTCATGCGGTTCGAATTCGAGCCAAAGTTTTGGGTTACGATGGGCATAATCTATGA